ttttcttatcgGACAATAAACCGAATGAAAACAATCAAGCCATTGTATGTATAggaaatgcatatatatatatatatatgaatgtttCAATTCAGCTAGCTTTACTCAAACGAATGAGGACTCAATGATGCAGGTACTGTACTATATGTTGTCATAATTCACCGGTCTCCATCTTATTTCTTACCCTACAGCTTTAGGAAGGGAGAGTTAATAAATCAGATAAAAAAATGTCATGTTGTTTGTAAAAGCGTGGGTTAGTTTCCTCTCCCCCTCCCTCTTTTAACTGAATGCCATGCAGGACAAGTAAATCAAAGTATGAAAACGTTAAAACAGCTTGAATCAGTATTCACTTAAATGACGTAGAAACGCATTTCTCTCACACGTGTAAGAACAGCATCTTTTCTAAAAATGTTGGTAGCCCTAAAAAGGGCTTTTGTTTTGTGAGTAAACACTCTGTGCAGGAATATTGCAAAGACTGCTTATTTCTTGGCGGCGGCCTTCTTGGGGGTCTTGGATTTTTTGGCGGCGGGCTTCTTGGGGCTCTTGGCCTTCTTGGGGGCCTTGGCTGCGGGCTTCTTCTTGGGAGTCTTGGTCTTCTTGGGTGCGGCTGGTTTCTTTGGCGTCTTCTTCACTTTTTTCTCTACGGCCGCCTTCTTGGGCTTGGCAGCAGCAGCAGCCTTCTTAGGTTTGGCAGCCTTTGGTTTGGCTACTTTCTTGGCTTTAGGCTTCTGCTCAGCCTTGGGCTTATCTCCAAGCTTGAAGGAGCCGCTGGCACCTTTACCCTTGGCTTGCTTCAAAGCACCCTTTTTGACTCCATTCTTAAGGGCCATTTTGAGGTGGGCATTGATGGAGTTGACGTCATTGCCCACTTTATAATTGGCCATCAGGTGCTTAAGAATGGCTTGTCTAGAAGATCCACCACGCTCTTTCAGTGACCCGAGGGCAGCCTTGATCATGTCGATGTATTTTGGGTGCGCTGCGGGCACCTTGGGCTTGGAAACCTTCTTTTTCGCGGGAGCTGCGGTATCTGCCATGTTTTCGAACGATGCGAGAACGGTAAATAATAGTCGATCGGAACGCACTCActgttttgtttacatcaaGCGCCGACCTCCTTGAAAACATCCAATCTGTTCGAGTCGATCggtatgtgtattgtgttgtttaGATGTGCTTTGGTGTTAGTCTTTGCATTCGAGTTGCGCTTCAGCAATGGAATATCCGCCGGATATGTTATCGGAACTCCCAGATCTACATTCCCCCCTGTCATTCTATTTACTTACATATTGGGCTTTGCCAAACTACAGCAGTCAAAATCCAGAAATATAGACACCTCAACCGGCGATTTGCAAGTCCGTTCATTCATTAAAATTGGGTAATTTTTTTCCAGTGGCCGATAACAAATATCATTGTTGCTTGATTTCCTTTCAAAGCTTGAAAGAAGGCACGCTCGTTTTCCTTTTGCTGTAGAAAACATCATGTCGGTcagaatttttgaaaaacatccGGGGGTCGTACACATTGGGTATCAAAAGCGAGCGGTAGACATTAACGATTGCGTAGAACGATTTGGAATGGGCTTACACAATATTAAGAACACAAGCACAcgcctaaaaaaaaaaaaaaaaaatcctgatcTATTTACTTTActatagaaatatatacaacacGGCATAAGATATTTGCTttgatttatgatttaaaagaaaaacgtTAATCCTTGTTTACACATACTTCTTATAAATAATGCCTGTATTCAATAAAAATTACACCGATGAAATGtaccagggtttgacactaaagcacgtccgaccgaccgagtctactaaataaTAGGTctggtcgggtaaaatgtcgatttactagtccgactggtcgtgttaaataataaacaagaaactaccAATCTTGAACCATGTGGtggaataatctctatttttaactCTAAAAAATAAATCGCGGTCggtagtgatgttttacgacatctactcgatgttaattttaaacagtttatttgaattgactataataaagtgtttatcaagttaataaattacgtcgtaaacgtttgtcatttacatgaagtatttatttctggaaagttggtcagggctagtggatataaagtcaggtctagtaaaaatcatttgaagtagcccgactggtctagtgctcaaaaaagtaaatgtcaaaccctgtgtACAAATGACCAATCttgatgttttgattttaaatgaaGTGTAATTAAACTGGTTGTCTGTCTATttactttgtttttgtttcttttttatgtttgttgttgtggggtttcttttttttttttttttttttttttttttgcttttagttttttggtttgtttgttttgttttcttccaATTATTATGTAAGTGCTATGCTACGAGGTTATCGTAAGAGTGATTAGATCTTTCCACTAtagatacataatatatatatacagtgtgcgaaactaactttaaagtcctataaactttcggtccatagtcattttatttcctatagaccacaacaaattacggaagcatattagggccgcagcagtatcttttttttagtttgttataacagattaataatttgttataacagattattaatttgttataacagattattaatttgttataacaaattactaatttgttataacaaattactaatctgttataacaaattattaatctgttataacaaattactaatctgttataacaaattattaatctgttataacaaattaata
This genomic window from Ostrea edulis chromosome 4, xbOstEdul1.1, whole genome shotgun sequence contains:
- the LOC130053907 gene encoding histone H1-delta-like, with the translated sequence MADTAAPAKKKVSKPKVPAAHPKYIDMIKAALGSLKERGGSSRQAILKHLMANYKVGNDVNSINAHLKMALKNGVKKGALKQAKGKGASGSFKLGDKPKAEQKPKAKKVAKPKAAKPKKAAAAAKPKKAAVEKKVKKTPKKPAAPKKTKTPKKKPAAKAPKKAKSPKKPAAKKSKTPKKAAAKK